A portion of the Bactrocera neohumeralis isolate Rockhampton chromosome 2, APGP_CSIRO_Bneo_wtdbg2-racon-allhic-juicebox.fasta_v2, whole genome shotgun sequence genome contains these proteins:
- the LOC126755850 gene encoding protein abnormal spindle gives MSAFEVVVTPTRSKCKKRVESREPTDVVMAPFSAKSIVQFEDVPIGKTARRILRIVNPSTEDIEVRVIRAIDAEYNISINWTETTVPRSKTVEMEMVWSPLVDVACKEIMQLLDNRNFRKDVMVIMKTRIANPVKTVRKFPTISTSNNGYVRTLRLKSPTGTSKSHKANSTHTQLRKSVPTIIQKPVKPQTAPSTSHTRAPAPRSAWVDSNSKLRKEQKREAFDEITINFTHTSPLTEQNIYARSKTMNATITSISSTKSPVLITHKENVSPLTPNNVIEMFDNIQFTPINSDAVKSGVGRDPDMDNLANWPTPVNIDTVKINLSTLRPRRLTSVSDTTDVVEDSNTTRMTVEFHVDPNTPGNAILTNKTFEVKHENMNVSADALDASVSYGLTLNKTSTISTTPKSRPLAMIEEEDVINCGNVEAEKTYVKNREEKIAELSPARGEEDLLRDIKLVGTPLRKYSESMKDLSLRSPNKRYSASQGSMPNLNEMETIRSIEQNRYFYNRVQSQDALKMSVIQEQSVNKGTTQYRNEVTVSESTDFGLTSHVDLAFNQSEILAQSSRFNLNEVGLKSRKSSPVTVSGKWRDLRGVSPKSSRTKLIENSPSKSNGQKRNSQNLSSSDAQSNESLTTTANEKSIAKTCFTSAPYTRGSPNKNMSLILVSPPKRQRVEKEFAFERPLVPYLSRSKNWTHTQVKKVRIMKSTTPQKIMPPNIQSTIISRETEKLYDPELYLQFCINPDPFAASTTCDPFLACTMYLDEAAVQRHQHDFKKWLNALVTIPADMDANSDAKIDVGKLFNEVRHKELTLAPTKEEQSMDYLVQHRLEVVRRAAVYLYLSDEVREPCSKVAVYVNKNAIRIRNDRNLHLDVVMQRYILELLLCFNPMWLRIGLEVVYGEKIHLRSNSDIIGLSTFILNRLFRDKLLEEKYSRAYSLSEEYAQYIKKYTLTKMLCLLLFLDKAKQKRIIKYNPCLFVKKSPHKETKEILLKFSSELLANMGDITRDLKRLGYVLEHKQCFLDEFNYAFQNLAVDLRDGIRLTRVMEIILLREDLTKQLRVPAISRLQRIYNVNLGLRALSEADFKLGGDITAADIVDGHREKTLSLLWQVIYKFRSPKFHAAARVLQKWWRSKWLAVWVNRRIRDKEEHRRQTAAMTIQAYYHGYIVRRWVKLYRQQRAAAAVVLQKYIRRYLAQMNFKRSIVAVRKIQHWYRGCVLGVRYRRYYTILRCCTIFIQRCYRRRLLSKKLLLVANEYQRFIEEKRFNSATCIQRFWRSFCVTKLHRNAFLNLKRSALIIQRKWRAIIAMRQQRQKFSCIRAAVLYIQRYFRAKHCMLRQRAEFIHLRTCVVQLQRRRRSILHMRAVREEYKLKLKAVHIIQTYLRATLTMHRDRMAYQVLRKTVCKMQERYRAAQRMRLEKRNYQRLRNSCIIIQRKLRATILARQTRVHFLTIQYFATVMQQRFRATRLMKQQRTEFAQLKAAVVKVQHRYRSLQIMRHVRSKYQSDRNKIIQIQRRFRATIEMRLTRLSYQQKRNAVICIQNWYRSIEQTRQQQLSYIRLRNCCICVQRRWRALQQGRRVRQQYQQQIQCIISIQRRWRATLVMRKQNADYRCKRTAACYIQRFYRSYRESLAVRAQYLLLRRLVVCIQRRYRAQRNMRVAKHDFLLLRRITIYLQQKYRGLRIMHQQRSEFLFVRRIVLHLQQKFRGKQKTQQQRLEYLQLRNIVIGLQSQARGLLARRRLQNMMTPEMVEERRRRKAASSIQRFWRGYRVRKCFQSMQMRLIRRNMALWKKTTQAANTLSYKISHAVCVLRDHSSASEILHVLICLDRISRTVPHILMNQSDFVSTFCYGVMAQTIRSEVDKQLIRYCSRIILNLARYNSTTANTFQESGLVTIAQMLLRWCDKDSEIFNTLCTLIWLFAHCPYKRHIIREYMTTPEAIYVVRETKKLVARKERMNQNLRKPVASARVQKTQQFPNRALPSLEPDYGVIHSKPYTFVSSVFAFDMLLAELEIEVS, from the exons actgTGCGTAAATTTCCAACAATCTCCACCAGTAATAACGGCTATGTGAGGACACTGCGGCTTAAATCTCCCACAGGTACTTCAAAATCTCATAAAGCAAATTCAACACATACGCAATTACGCAAATCAGTTCCAACGATTATTCAAAAGCCCGTTAAGCCTCAAACAGCTCCATCCACATCACACACACGCGCTCCCGCTCCCAGATCAGCATGGGTGGATTCGAATAGCAAGTTGCGTAAAGAACAGAAACGAGAAGCTTTTGATGAAATAACTATTAACTTTACTCATACATCGCCTCTCACTGAACAAAATATATACGCACGTAGCAAAACTATGAATGCAACTATAACTTCCATTTCGTCAACGAAATCGCCAGTACTCATTACTCACAAAGAGAACGTCAGTCCTTTAACTCCTAATAATGTTATTGAAATGTTCGATAATATTCAATTCACACCAATAAACAGCGATGCTGTTAAAAGTGGTGTTGGAAGAGATCCCGATATGGATAATCTAGCAAATTGGCCTACCCCAGTAAATATAGATactgtgaaaataaatttatcaacATTGCGGCCTCGGCGTTTAACATCGGTAAGTGACACAACAGATGTGGTTGAAGATTCAAATACTACTCGGATGACAGTTGAGTTTCATGTGGATCCAAACACTCCAGGAAATgcaattttaacaaataaaacttttgaagttAAACATGAAAATATGAATGTGTCAGCGGATGCTCTTGATGCTTCCGTTAGTTATGGTTTGACACTTAATAAAACAAGTACGATCAGTACAACACCCAAGTCTCGACCATTAGCAATGATAGAAGAAGAAGACGTTATCAATTGCGGAAATGTTGAAGCTGAAAAAACATACGTTAAAAATAGGgaagaaaaaattgcagaattaaGTCCTGCCCGGGGAGAAGAAGATTTGCTGCGAGATATAAAATTAGTTGGTACGCCACTTAGGAAATACTCGGAATCAATGAAGGATCTTTCTTTACGCTCTCCAAATAAACGATACTCTGCTAGTCAAGGTTCAATGCCGAACCTTAACGAAATGGAGACTATACGTTCCATCGAGCAAAATCGGTATTTTTATAATCGTGTTCAATCACAAGATGCTCTAAAAATGTCAGTTATTCAGGAACAAAGCGTTAACAAAGGAACGACACAATATAGGAATGAAGTAACCGTTTCAGAATCCACAGATTTCGGTCTAACATCTCACGTAGATTTAGCTTTcaatcaaagtgaaattttagcGCAATCAAgtcgttttaatttaaatgaagttgGCTTGAAATCGCGAAAGAGCAGTCCAGTCACTGTTTCTGGCAAATGGCGAGATTTACGAGGTGTATCACCAAAATCATCAAGAACTAAACTAATTGAAAATTCTCCCTCAAAATCAAATGGTCAGAAAAGAAATTCTCAGAACTTATCTAGTTCTGATGCACAAAGCAACGAATCGTTGACCACAACAGCAAACGAAAAGTCAATAGCAAAAACTTGTTTTACTTCTGCCCCGTACACAAGAGGTTCTCCTAATAAAAACATGAGCctaattttagtttctcctCCAAAGCGTCAACGCGTGGAAAAAGAATTTGCTTTTGAGCGACCATTGGTGCCTTATTTGTCTCGTTCGAAGAATTGGACACACACCCAGGTGAAAAAAGTAAGAATTATGAAATCCACCACACCACAAAAAATAATGCCGCCAAATATTCAATCTACAATCATATCGCGcgaaactgaaaaattataTGATCCAGAATTATATCTACAGTTTTGCATCAATCCCGATCCTTTTGCTGCTAGTACAACTTGTGACCCTTTTCTCGCTTGCACAATGTACTTAGACGAAGCGGCTGTTCAGAGGCATCAACATGATTTTAAAAAGTGGTTGAATGCATTGGTTACAATACCGGCCGATATGGATGCCAATAGCGATGCTAAAATCGATGTTGGTAAACTTTTTAATGAGGTGCGTCACAAGGAATTGACGTTAGCACCCACCAAAGAAGAGCAGTCTATGGATTATCTTGTGCAACACAGACTTGAGGTAGTTCGACGTGCTGCTGTCTACTTGTACCTAAGCGATGAAGTTCGTGAACCTTGTTCTAAAGTTgcagtatatgtaaataaaaatgctatACGCATACGGAACGATAGAAATTTACACCTTGATGTAGTGATGCAACGCTACATATTAGAACTGTTGCTATGCTTTAATCCGATGTGGCTGCGTATAGGATTAGAGGTTGTTTATGGTGAAAAAATTCATTTGCGGTCAAATAGCGACATAATTGGACTGAGCACCTTTATACTGAATCGGTTGTTTCGGGACAAACTTTTAGAAGAGAAATATTCACGTGCATATTCACTATCTGAGGAATATGCCCAGTACATAAAAAAGTATACGTTGACTAAAATGCTTTGTTTGCTCCTATTTCTTGATAAAGCGAAGCAAAAGCGCATTATCAAATACAATCCATGTctctttgtcaaaaaatcacCTCATAAGGAAACAAAAGAAATTCTATTAAAGTTCTCATCTGAGCTACTTGCAAATATGGGTGACATAACACGCGATTTGAAGCGTCTGGGTTATGTCTTAGAGCATAAACAATGTTTTTTAGACGAATTTAATTACGCATTTCAAAATCTTGCGGTAGACCTAAGAGATGGTATAAGGCTGACACGTGTAATGGAGATCATATTGCTGCGCGAAGATCTGACTAAGCAATTGCGCGTACCTGCCATATCCCGCTTACAACGTATTTACAATGTAAACTTGGGATTGCGGGCACTGAGTGAAGCTGACTTCAAATTGGGCGGCGATATTACTGCAGCAGATATTGTGGATGGGCACCGAGAAAAGACGCTGTCACTGCTCTGGCAAGTCATCTACAAATTCCGTTCACCGAAGTTCCATGCGGCAGCGCGCGTTCTTCAAAAATGGTGGCGTAGCAAATGGTTGGCTGTTTGGGTAAACCGCCGTATACGTGATAAAGAGGAACACCGTCGACAAACCGCGGCAATGACCATACAAGCATACTACCATGGTTATATAGTTCGCAGGTGGGTAAAGTTATATCGTCAGCAACGGGCAGCAGCAGCTGTGGTGTTACAGAAATATATCAGACGTTACTTGGCGCAAATGAATTTTAAACGTTCAATAGTTGCAGTTCGCAAAATTCAACATTGGTATCGCGGTTGTGTGCTCGGCGTTCGCTACCGTCGATACTACACAATTCTCCGCTGTTGTACGATATTCATTCAACGCTGTTACCGCCGTCGtttgttgtcaaaaaaattattactagtAGCCAACGAATATCAGAGATTTATCGAGGAAAAACGTTTCAATTCAGCTACTTGTATACAGAGATTTTGGCGATCTTTCTGTGTTACAAAGCTGCATCGCAACGCATTCCTGAACCTGAAGCGGAGTGCACTCATAATTCAACGGAAATGGCGAGCAATAATTGCTATGCGGCAGCAACGTCAGAAATTTTCATGTATACGTGCCGCTGTTTTATATATACAGCGATATTTTCGTGCCAAGCACTGTATGTTGCGGCAGCGCGCCGAATTCATACACTTGCGCACTTGTGTTGTACAGCTTCAACGACGGCGCCGTTCCATTTTACATATGCGCGCAGTGCGCGAAGAATATAAACTGAAGCTAAAAGCTGTGCATATCATTCAAACTTACTTGCGCGCCACTTTAACTATGCACCGAGATCGCATGGCTTACCAAGTGTTGCGTAAAACTGTCTGCAAAATGCAAGAGAGATATCGGGCTGCTCAAAGGATGAGAttggaaaaaagaaattatcaGCGCTTACGGAACAGTTGCATTATCATACAGCGCAAATTACGAGCCACAATTCTGGCGCGTCAGACTCGTGTCCACTTCTTGACGATACAATACTTTGCTACCGTGATGCAACAACGCTTCCGTGCTACACGCCTCATGAAACAACAGCGCACGGAGTTTGCACAACTGAAGGCAGCCGTAGTCAAAGTGCAACACAGATACCGTAGCCTTCAAATTATGCGCCATGTGCGTTCAAAGTACCAAAGTGATCGTAACAAAATTATACAGATACAGCGACGTTTCCGTGCAACAATTGAAATGCGATTGACACGACTATCGTACCAGCAAAAAAGAAACGCCGTTATATGTATTCAGAACTGGTACCGCTCCATTGAGCAGACTCGACAACAACAGCTATCTTATATCCGTTTGcgaaattgttgcatttgtgtgcAGCGCAGATGGCGGGCACTGCAGCAAGGTCGTCGAGTCCGTcaacaatatcaacaacaaatacaatgtATTATTTCCATACAGCGTCGTTGGCGAGCCACTTTAGTGATGCGGAAACAAAACGCTGACTACCGATGTAAACGTACCGCTGCATGTTACATACAGCGGTTCTACCGATCTTATCGCGAATCCTTAGCAGTACGTGCACAGTATCTACTCCTGCGTCGGTTAGTTGTTTGTATACAGCGAAGATACCGCGCACAGCGCAATATGCGTGTTGCAAAACACGATTTCTTGTTGCTGCGTCGcataacaatttatttacagCAAAAGTATCGTGGTCTTCGTATAATGCACCAACAGCGATCCGAATTCCTTTTTGTCCGCCGAATAGTCCTACATTTGCAGCAGAAGTTCCGTGGGAAACAAAAAACGCAACAGCAACGCTTAGAATACTTGCAATTACGTAACATTGTTATTGGATTGCAATCCCAAGCGCGTGGACTATTGGCGCGTCGCCGCTTACAAAATATGATGACACCTGAAATGGTAGAGGAACGCCGTCGGAGAAAAGCGGCTAGTTCGATTCAGCGGTTCTGGCGCGGTTATCGTGTACGTAAGTGCTTCCAGAGCATGCAAATGCGTTTGATTCGTCGAAACATGGCACTGTGGAAGAAAACCACTCAAGCAGCCAACACACTCAGTTACAAAATTTCGCATGCAGTATGTGTTCTTCGCGATCATTCAAGCGCATCGGAAATACTACATGTTCTCATATGTTTGG ATCGTATTTCCCGTACTGTACCGCACATTCTTATGAACCAGTCTGACTTCGTATCGACTTTCTGCTACGGCGTCATGGCACAGACAATTCGAAGTGAGGTCGATAAACAACTAATCCGTTACTGTAGTCGAATTATTTTGAACTTGGCGCGTTATAACAGCACTACAGCTAATACTTTCCAGGAGAGCGGGCTTGTTACCATAGCTCAAATGCTGTTGCGTTGGTGTGACAAGGATAGTGAAATTTTCAACACTTTGTGTACCCTAATTTGGCTTTTTGCTCACTGTCCATATAAGCGCCAC ATTATTCGCGAGTACATGACCACTCCAGAAGCTATATATGTGGTACGTGAGACTAAAAAGCTGGTGGCGCGCAAAGAGAGGATGAATCAAAACCTACGTAAACCTGTAGCATCAGCACGTGTACAAAAAACTCAACAATTTCCCAACCGTGCATTACCTAGCCTCGAGCCTGACTACGGGGTCATACACTCCAAACCTTACACATTCGTATCATCCGTATTCGCATTCGACATGCTGCTGGCTGAGCTGGAAATCGAAGTTTCATAA
- the LOC126752756 gene encoding MOB kinase activator-like 1: protein MEFLFGSRSSKTFKPKKNIPEGTHQYDLMKHAAATLGSGNLRNAVALPDGEDLNEWVAVNTVDFFNQINMLYGTITEFCTEESCVIMSAGPKYEYHWADGLTVKKPIKCSAPKYIDYLMTWVQDQLDDETLFPSKIGIPFPKNFLSIAKTILKRLFRVYAHIYHQHFSEVVTLGEEAHLNTSFKHFIFFVQEFNLIDRRELAPLQELIDKLTAKDERQI, encoded by the exons ATGGAATTTCTATT tggGTCACGTTCAAGCAAAACttttaagccaaaaaaaaatataccagaAGGTACTCACCAATATGATTTAATGAAACATGCGGCTGCTACTTTGGGTTCTGGTAATTTACGTAATGCTGTCGCATTGCCGGATGGAGAAGACCTTAATGAATGGGTCGCTGTTAATA CTGTCGATTTCTTCaaccaaataaatatgttatatggTACTATTACTGAGTTTTGTACCGAAGAGAGTTGTGTTATTATGTCTGCAGGACCGAAGTATGAATATCATTGGGCGGATGGACTTACTGTGAAGAAGCCTATTAAATGCAGTGCACCTAAGTATATTGATTACCTAATGACGTGGGTGCAAGACCAACTAGACGATGAGACGCTGTTCCCATCGAAAATAGGCATACCGTTTCCAAAGAATTTTCTCAGCATAGCGAAAACTATTCTGAAACGTTTATTTCGAGTTTACGCACATATATACCATCAACATTTCTCAGAAGTCGTTACTCTAGGTGAAGAGGCACATTTGAATACATCCTTTAAGCACTTTATATTCTTCGTTCAAGAGTTTAACTTAATTGATCGGCGCGAACTAGCTCCACTGCAGGAACTTATTGATAAGTTGACAGCTAAAGATGAGCGGCAAATATAG
- the LOC126752747 gene encoding retinol-binding protein pinta, whose translation MLLHDSRKVGTYDTELERTRLQIQHISQWLKENPNVNANSDFGNLLFFLRSCKYDLERTKKKIKHFYQMRAERVEWFANRDPFLPEIQELLNLGVFLPVDGVDSKNRKVVIIRAAAHDPKLHSQNNVFKVSKMVLDLLLKFEPDNCGQGIVGIFDMTGVQLGHALQLNPRLIKRSVESWQAYPCQPKLLEFINAPTHVNIFLNTFRLFMTQKMRSRVVVQKRSTTVVCAKLPRDIGGNGPSYKELAAKWKQLVEENVNFYQEYEKYKSMLPT comes from the exons ATGTTGCTACACGATTCAAGGAAAGTGGGCACCTATGACACGGAACTTGAAAGGACACGCCTACAAATACAACATATTTCGCAATGGTTGAAGGAGAACCCTAATGTAAATGCCAATAGCGACTTTGGGAATTTGCTGTTCTTTTTACGAAGTTGCAAATATGATTTGGAacgaacaaagaaaaaaataaaaca cttCTATCAAATGCGTGCGGAGCGTGTAGAGTGGTTCGCCAACAGAGATCCCTTTTTACCAGAAATACAAGAACTTTTGAACCTGGGTGTATTTCTACCAGTCGATGGTGTTGATTCAAAAAATCGGAAGGTGGTTATAATACGTGCTGCTGCGCACGATCCAAAACTGCATTCTCAAAATAACGTTTTCAAG gtCAGTAAAATGGTCTTAGACTTACTACTAAAATTCGAGCCAGATAATTGTGGGCAAGGAATTGTGGGAATTTTTGATATGACGGGCGTTCAGTTGGGTCATGCTCTGCAATTGAATCCGAGATTAATAAAGCGTTCTGTTGAAAGTTGGCAAGCTTATCCATGCCAACCAAAGCTTTTGGAGTTTATAAATGCGCCTACTCACGTGAATATCTTTCTGAATACTTTCAG ATTATTTATGACACAGAAAATGCGTTCTCGCGTTGTTGTACAAAAACGTTCAACTACAGTTGTGTGTGCTAAATTACCGAGAGATATCGGAGGAAACGGACCCAGTTACAAGGAACTTGCTGCTAAATGGAAACAACTAGTGGAAGAAAACGTCAACTTCTATCAGGAgtatgaaaaatacaaaagtatgtTGCCAACTTGA
- the LOC126751471 gene encoding nucleolar protein 56 has translation MSQLYVLYEHAAGYSLFSVKEFEEVSMFLPQVEASVTDIAKFHSIVKLVGFSPFKTAIAALENINAISEGIAPQDLLVFLDDFFSKLKKKKCTLGIADAKLGAAITESIGVQCSHFGAVPEILRGIRFHFHRLVKGFTDKSAGIAQLGLGHSYSRAKVKFNVHRSDNMIIQSIALLDQLDKDVNTFSMRIREWYSYHFPELVKIVPDNYLFAKTAKYIKDRKSLSQDKLEELEEIVMDSAKAQAIIDAAKMSMGMDISIVDLINIELFAERVVRLSEYRKKMATYLHNKMEAVAPNLQSLIGDQVGARLISHAGSLTNLAKYPASTVQILGAEKALFRALKTRSNTPKYGLLYHSSFIGRAGLKNKGRISRFLANKCSIASRIDCFLEKPTSVFGETLKQQVEDRLKFYESGEVPRKNIEVMKEAIEAAEKEDKKSVTETQALKKKNKKKKRKAGDVENGEVTESKSNGKAEEANNTVVEENGGEAGEGEPKKKKKKKKNKNKDAEA, from the exons ATG TCGCAACTATACGTCCTCTACGAACATGCTGCGGGATACTCCCTATTTTCAGTCAAGGAATTTGAAGAAGTATCTATGTTTCTTCCTCAAGTTGAGGCATCCGTAACTGATATAGCAAAATTCCATTCGATTGTAAAATTAGTTGGATTTTCTCCTTTCAAAACAGCAATAGCGGCATTGGAAAACATTAACGCTATATCTGAAGGTATTGCACCTCAAGATTTGTTGGTATTTTTAGATGATTTCTTCTCAaagttaaagaagaagaaatgtacCTTAGGCATTGCGGATGCTAAGTTGGGAGCAGCTATTACTGAATCGATTGGTGTGCAATGTAGCCATTTTGGAGCTGTACCAGAAATATTACGTGGTATACGTTTTCATTTCCATCGGCTAGTTAAAG GATTTACCGACAAGTCTGCGGGAATAGCGCAACTGGGTTTGGGTCACAGTTATTCTCGTGCCAAAGTAAAGTTTAACGTTCACCGTTCGGACAATATGATAATACAATCCATTGCGCTCTTAGATCAATTGGATAAGGAcgtaaatactttttcaatgCGTATACGGGAATGGTATTCGTACCATTTCCCAGAGTTGGTCAAAATTGTTCCTGATAATTACTTGTTTGCCAAAACtgctaaatatattaaagaccGTAAAAGCCTTTCCCAAGACAAATTAGAAGAATTGGAGGAAATTGTAATGGATTCGGCAAAGGCGCAAGCTATTATAGACGCCGCAAAAATGTCTATGGGAATGGATATTTCAATAGTAGATTTAATAAATATCGAACTATTTGCAGAACGAGTGGTTCGTTTGTCTGAATATCGAAAGAAAATGGCAACGTATTTGCACAATAAAATGGAGGCAGTGGCACCAAATTTGCAATCTCTGATTGGTGATCAAGTTGGGGCACGTTTGATTTCGCACGCAGGTAGTTTGACTAATTTAGCTAAATACCCAGCCTCAACAGTACAAATATTGGGAGCGGAAAAAGCACTTTTCCGTGCATTGAAAACACGTTCAAACACACCAAAATATGGATTGCTTTACCATTCATCGTTCATTGGACGTGCTGGATTAAAGAACAAAGGCCGCATATCTCGTTTTTTGGCAAACAAGTGTTCGATTGCATCCCGTATTGACTGCTTTTTGGAGAAACCGACGAGCGTTTTTGGTGAAACACTAAAGCAACAGGTGGAAGATCGTCTGAAATTCTACGAATCTGGTGAAGTACCACGTAAAAATATAGAAGTTATGAAAGAAGCCATTGAAGCAGCAGAAAAAGAAGACAAAAAGAGTGTTACCGAGACACAAgcactaaaaaagaaaaataagaaaaagaaacGCAAAGCCGGGGATGTGGAAAACGGCGAAGTTACTGAAAGCAAAAGTAATGGAAAGGCTGAAGAAGCAAATAACACAGTCGTAGAAGAGAATGGCGGTGAAGCTGGTGAAGGAGAAcctaagaagaagaagaagaaaaagaagaacaagaaTAAGGACGCTGAGGCTTAA